The Chiloscyllium punctatum isolate Juve2018m chromosome 27, sChiPun1.3, whole genome shotgun sequence DNA segment cagcaaaatcgacgtttcgggcaaaaacccttcattatAAATAAGGCAGACCAGGCTGGAGAAATGAGAAGCAATAATGATTGTTAAACTGGTTTACTTCAGTTATGGATGGACTCAATTCAGTTTGTATAATATTAAAACAATGAACAGCATTTTCACTTGCCCACATCATTACGTTTTCATGTAAACGTAAAATTAATGACCAACCTTCGATCTCCCGCTGAGTTTGCCGTTTAGTGAGACATCTACAATCCTTTCAGAGGTCATGTGGAAGAAAAAAATTGGGTACTATTGAgaacaagtgtggtgctggtaaagcacctTCAttaggcttatgtccgaaacgttgattcccctgctcatcggatgctgcctgacctgctgtgcttttccaacaccacacactcaactctaatctccagcatatacactcctcactttctcctactgcaGAGAATGCTTAGCCTTATTTCCCTAAACCCAGGAGAtattaagaaaaaaaaattcagttgGGATAGGATTCCCTGTGGCAGAGTGGTGATGTCCCTACTTCTGAAACCTGCGCTCAAGTCCTCCAAACTCAGAGGTTGGGAATTAAAATTGAACAGGTTGAGTAGAAAATGTGAACTGTGCAGGGAGAAATCTCTGCATACATACTCTTGAAGTGTGTTGCTATGCAATTGACAACCAAAATGTGCTAAGTCCTCGTCATACAGTGGATCCAAATTTCTGAGGACTgcgtgaaaaaaaaatcaccaagtAGTGATCATACTTCAGGGAAATGCATTTGTTAATTCTGATGTTCACATTTTATGAAAATAGACAGGACAAAATGATTAAAAAACACAAATGAAACAGAATATGGTTAATACAGATTAATGCAGTTGGTCACAAGTGTTTTTTACTGCAAGCAATTCTCCTATGATCTTAATTTACCCAAAAGCATCTCCAATTGCAATGGCTTTTGAAATAGCTCAGAATATACCCTCCATAGTTGAATATCTGACATTGGTCAAATCGATGTGGAAAGTAGGGAAAGCTGCTGAAAATATAGAATGCTTTTAAATAGGGGTTTCAACAGATGTGTGGACGTAGTAATTGAAATAAAAATTTGCAAAACAGAGTGATCCTCAATTTTCCAACCTGGAGTTACAAAATTCTTTGCTAGAGTTAAAAGCAAAAAACGTGAACTCTTTCAGATGGGACACCCACAAGTGTTGAAAGACGTTATCCTCATCAAATGAGAAATAGCAATTACGTTAAAAAAATTACAAACATTCCCAGATCAGACATTTTTAAATCAAGGGTAATCAGCTCTCCCATGCTGCTCACTGCACCAATGTGACAATGTTTCCTATAAACAGTATACCTCTGACCTTTCCAATTGACAATTCATATCTAGAGTTGTGCACAACAGCAATCAATAAGAGACTGGCAAATTCATCACAGAAGCAACTTTCCAGCTGTTTAACAGATGCAATCACATCTTTGAGACAGGATTTCAGCCAACTCCTAATAATGAAAATTAGCATTAACTCCCTGCATTAAGCCCTTcaaatgtaaaaacaaaattgccGTCTTCAATATGATGCGTCCACCTCTGAGGCAGCAAATACAAATACAAAACATGCTTCATGTTTTGTCAATAAGCACACCATCTGTATGGCCTGTCATTTCTGTGGTTTTAAAACAATGACATCTGATTTTAAAAATTAGATTAAATTTTCTACTGATTATATCTTTTCAAGCAAGAGACAAAAGCAGCTGAGCTCAAGTTAAGGAATTCCCTAGGGATCAATTTCCAACCCATTCAGTAAGGTGTAGACAATGAGCTCACACAGACAACAGCAGCATCTGCTTTGTTGCATGTAACACAATACATTCAGATCCAGATTTAGTGATTGCAAAATGTCACATTGTTTCTATTATGGTAAGAGAGGGTTGTTCATACTGTTTGTAAGTTGAGTTTCACGACTCTgtgcaaatgttttaaaaaaggTTCATAAGACAGTTAATTTCAATAAACATACCTAGGTTCATATAACTACTTGTATTGTTCATAAAAAGTAATAAAGGACCTGTGGTTAAGGAGCACTGGAAAAAACAAGCCCTGGGCTGACAACTCCGCCACCCCCCCAGACAGGGGTGACTGAACTGCATTGATCATCCAGTGGAGTTACGAGACACAGTATCCATAAAGTTTTGTGACAATGTAGTATTCCTGCTTTTGATCGGAATCTCATTCCAGCACTTGATGGCCAAGGAAGCTTTGCTCATAACACAGTCAAACAGGCTTAGCAAACTGTAAATCCTTCCAAAACACACCAATGGCAGGCAGTAAGAACAGAAGTTCCCATTCAGGCAGGTGATGCAAAGCATCAATTTCTCGACGTTAACCAGTAGCATTCTCTCCTAACAATTTGTAATGATCAGTAATACGCTGTCACCAAGTGATTTCTAAACATTGCTATTTTCAAGTCATCATTGGGCATGGTAATTTCAAATACACATTCCACATCTTGTGTGAAGGGTAGAACTTCATAAATCAGCCGAGAAACTTCTTCCATTTGTCACATACTATAGAATACCGGGTGGAGGAAATAAGAGGCAAGTGTCTATAGCTTAAAGCAATAGCACCAAAGCTTTGACTAGAAAGGTGTTAAAAGGATGCAGGTACCAACAATATTCTGCCAATAGAGCAAAATATTAGAAACTGTTCCACTCTCGTTAGGAAAGAAAAATGCTTTGTTGTGTCCTCAGGAATCCTATCCATaaacagtcatacagcatagaaacagacctttcagtccaattcgtccatgccaaccagatatcctaaattaatttcatCCCATTCACTTGCACTTATCTCtataaaccctttctattcatttacccatccagataccatttgaatgttacaattgtaccaacttcctccacttcctcattccatacatactaGCCTCTATGTGAAAAATTGCCACTCCGACCAGAtaaatctttccgctctcacctaaATTCATGCCCTCCAGTTAGACTCCTCTAACCTGGGAATAAGACCTTAGttattcactttatccatgccctcatgattttataaacctccataagatcacccctcagcttccaacactcctGGAAAAGAGCcagagcctattcagcctctccccacagcgcaaaccctccaatcacaccaacatccttgtaaatcttttctgcacctttggACCAGAACTGAGTGCAGTATTGCAACAAAACCCTTCCAATCAGATTCACGCAAAGTTTACAAACATCCAAACATGCAgcaggagggagaagaaagaCATTGAACTAATTTTATCTTGAGCTCAAACACAGCTTCTCAGTCCACATAAAAATGCTAAATAAAGCACATTAACTTCAATATGAAAATAggtccatagagtcatagagatgtacagcatggaaacagacctttcggtccaaccggtccatgctgaccagacatcccaacccaatctagtcccacctgccagcacctgatccAATCTTTAAGCATTCTAGCAACAACTCAAGATCAAAAAGTACTGTTAGCTCAGAGAAAGGGTTTTTCCATCCGAAGAAATACATGCAGTAAAACAAACCAAGAACATTCTGAAAATAAAGGCACAATAAACAAGTTTTATTTTATACAACTTTTATTGTCAATGCCTGAGTGAATATATTAAACAAGGACACCATACTGCTTCAGTACTGCAGTGTACTTGGCTATTTTGCTTTCAACATTCTTCTCAGCTATTTTCTTCAGTTTCTGTGAACAGAATGCATAAGACATGAATAAAATGGAATTTTGTTCTTCCAGATAATAATTTTAACAATTCCTTTAATCCAAGTACAGGCGAGCAATTATTGGATACCAGTTCATAATCCAAAAGCTAGCAAATACTTCTAATTTCAGCTGAAAACAGCAATGAAGATCACAGTCAGCTGGTTGGGTGGAAGAAAAATTGTGGAAATGAGCAGTTATGTTTCATGGGAAGGCAGCCGAAGATGGTAGGATCACTCTTGCAAGAAAGCAAGAGCTTGGTGTCATTATCCTTTTAAAATTGCAGCAAGTTGAAGATATTGTAACAAACACAGGCCTTACCaacattttcttctttttctcatAGTGAAGCTTGGCTTTTTCTTTACGCTTCTCTTCAAGGGTGGCTGTTACTGCTTGGTACTTCCAGCCAACTTCATGAGCAAGGCGACCAAGGACAGCAAACTGCACAAAACCAATTTTTCCAGAGTCAAGAACATTGAACATTTGGAGGGCATAACACAGTCCGAATTTAACAACACTGAAAAAGGCCCATAGACAACATCTAGCATCTTGTCTGCTCaaactccattttccagcatttggcccatggccTTGTATGCTATGACATTTCAAGGTTTCACCTAAATACTTAAAATTGAGGGCTCACACTTTGACCATTGTTTCAGACAGAGTGTTCCAAAAACACCAGACTGAGTGAAAACCTCCTCCCACAAgggcttcaagtcccacctaaaCCTCCTATTCCTTACCTTAAAAATCAAGCCTCCTGGTTCCTTATCTCAAAGGAGAAAGGTTTATGCTTACTTACTGTGTTTCAAGTCAAGGTTTCCATTAACCTTCTTTACTCTAAGGAAAGCAAGATGACCTAATTAGTATCTCTTCATTGCTAAAATACCCAGACCCGCCCAATCTCCTTTACACTCTCTaacacaatcacatccttcctgtagcgtgTTGATTAGCACAGTGCTCCAGTTGTGACATTTTATCTAACTCAAGATGAATTGAATGAAAACAAATTCTGTTCCTTACATTTTTCCAATATCACTGATGTTAGACTCACTGGCCAACAGTACCATCGTATTTGAGTCCATGCAAATTTCTCGCTTTGCTCCCAGAGCAGGATACATTCCACATGGTGCTGGGCAGTTGTCCCTTTTTATATCTTCTAAAACCTTCTCTCAATGTTAATTTATTGAAGGATATCTGACCCAGTTCCTGATTTATATATTTACATCACCCTCTATCGTGAATGCAGACACAAAGAACTCATTTAAAATTAATCCTTAGTCCTATGGCCTCACACTCAGCCTGGTCACTGACAGGTCCTACCTCTGCTGCTGGTTATCATCTTCACCCTAATAGTTTTCATAATTCACCAGCCAGTGCTTTTTTATGCCCCATCTCTGGTCTGCTACGACTTCAACAATCTCTATTACTTAACAAACCAGGCTGCCCTTTGGCCTGGAAAGCCCTGGTTTTATCATCAGCATCCTCCGTGCTGGTCCAGCATTTTTGGTTACAGGATGGAAGAAGTCATCACATTTTGTAATGCTAGGATATGGCTTGACTGCAACGACTCAAAATTGACAGAACAAGAGTCAGGGACCATACAGTATTTGCAGATCTACATACATAGATACAAACCCTTAAACACCAAATTATCCTTCAATCTTTCAGAGTATTTAATTCCAATCAGTAAAATAATTACAAGCAAACTCATAGCAACAAAGAAATAGAGGGACTGGTGACATTCAAAAGGACAATTTTACAATTAACACCAATTAAAAATTGTTCTCAAAAACAATTGCCAGTTTAATTCCTTAGAAGAACCAGCAGGCCTCAAAAAAATTGGTTACACGGTGGTGACATCCATTAGTCCTGTGAGAGCATGGATCGGAGCCTGGGAGATCTTGCTTCAGTCTCTTTTGGTAGAGCAGCGTCTGTTATGGCTGTAGAGGACCACCCGGGAGTGGTAGTTTCAGTTACAGTGATAGGCGCTGTCCTCCACTGTTATCTGAGTGCTGTTTCTTTCAGCTGGTGTGCTTTTCTTCAGCAGCAAGCCTCAGCTCCTCTTCTCTTTTCAGACCTCTGCATAATTCCAGCCTCCAGCGAGAGTGATCACTTGCAGTGTCCTCCCACCTCTCGATGTTCATGTTCAGTGACTTCATGTCTCTCTTGCAGACATCTTTGAATGAAAGATGGGTCCACCCTTGTGCTCTCTTGTTGGAGACCCAGTTCCCCGTTCAGCAGGTCTTTCTTACATAATACAGGTGTCAGTGGTGTAACTTATTACAATGTAAGCCAAGCTTTATGTAATTTGTTCAAATCTCCCAAATGTTCCATGTGCCCAGCTTCAGGTGATAGAAGCTGATAGACAATTTCTGCAAATACACTTTTTCATGCAGGAGCTATACTGCATTAGCAGCTAGGAAGATGGGCTTACTTTCACCGTCTAATTCTGGCTTTCAATATTCCTGTCCTTGATCGCTCCACCAAAGGAGGAAAGATGAGCTACCAAgcccctgcaactccactttccactTTATGCTCTCCACCTCTAAGACAGTCCTCAAAGTTCCCTTCTTCAAGCAGGCCTTTAGTTATCTGTCCTAATTTCCCTTAATGACTAGATGCTTAAATAGGCTTTTGAACACTTTTCTGGAGAAACCTGAAACACCTCATTCCACCAAGACAATGTCAGCCACCCTTCTTTCTCGTGGTGAGAGTCATTGGTTAGTATCAAACCAGCTTTGAATTAACTCTATCGAGACAGGTTTATGAAGTGGCAAACAGGCATTTATAACCCTGATCTTTACAGATTGAGATAGGGTACTAAAGCAAAACAAAACTTAAAAATCTAGCAAAAACATCAAGAGTCTATGTCCCAATCTGTACAGTTGAGTAAGGATCAAAGAGGATCCTGACAAGTTTTATCAGCATGGCACTAAGGGCAGAGGTATTAGTTATGTGGATAGAAGGGCTGGGATTGTTTTTAAAGACCATGTTGGGAAGTGACTTGACAGGCAAGTGGGATCATCTAAATTACTTTTGCAGAGAACCATCCTGGACTTATTGGGCTCAAAACTTGTTTGTCACACCAGGTGCAAATGAATTACCTTGCGTGTTGGTTTCAAACGTACGATCTTCAAGGCTGCTGGTACAACCATGCGTTTCCTCTGCAAATGGAAATTTCAGATTAAGAACAATCCAAAGGAACAAGAAGTGATCTTAAAAAAAGTGAACTTATTCTATCTCAGTATCAAGTTTGTTCTCATTAAAAATCAAACAATGTAGGTAAAGACAACTCATCAGTGACAGAAGAGGAACATGAATTAATCAAAAATTGGAAGGTTGTGCACCTTGTCATATGGAGGAGGGATCCCATCGAAGACCTTCAGTCTGTCCAAGGCAGCTTGACCTCGTTTTGTCTTGTGCGGCAACATACCTGAAGCAATCACAACACAATTAAAATGTTTCTGTATTCAACGTTTCATGAAAAACAATAGTCAATTGTTCCAGTAGGATCACCATCTGATATGAACAGTAGTTAAGTGTACACAGATTGGGAAAATATTGTTGCACAATTGATTCAGTGCTTCATTTACACTCGAATATTAGATATCCCAAAAATCAGAATTACATTTAGAAACAAACTTGGCTTAAAATAACTTTTGATGACGGTGACCAAAAAATTGGTCAAAGAGTTAGGTTTTGAAGAGCTTCTTAAAGAATGAAAGCAAGAATTAAAACTGCAAATAGCATCATCTTCTGTAAACCAGGCTATTCCAGCCTATCAGATGTTAATTACATCATATTGCATGAAAGTAAGTCATGTGCTTCAGGTTAAAGTCATGCTGAAAAGGGCCTACAAAAAGATAACCAGCTGGAATTTGTGGGATATAACACTAACTGAACCCTGCTGCTGAAATGCTCATCTATGCCTATGTTGCCTTTAAACTCAATTATGGGATGCTCTCCAGTCTAGAACCCACCCATCCACTTCAAATCAACCACACGTAAAAGTTCATCCAAAACGTTCTTCCCTATAGGCAATGCACCCATCACCCGAGTGCTTTCAGACCTGCATTGTATTGCCTGACCAGCAAAATAGATTTCAAAGTTTTCATTTTCAAGTTACTTCCGGTCGCCCTCACCCCTCATTATctctgcaacattctccagtctgaCAACCCTAATCATGTTTGTAATGCCTTTCTCTCATCCCTGATTTAGTCACTCCACGAACTGAAGCCATGCACTCAGGATCCAAGGTCTAGAATTTACTCACTAACCTGTTCAGTTGATGCTCTTTAAGTGAATATCCTTAATACTTAGCTCCAAGCAAAACTTGGTCATAGAGAACACAAGTAGCACGAATAAACCTAATGGTTTGCCAACGCTGCCTCACCCATTAGTACTACCATAAACTCCAACTCCACTTTCTTACTCACTATCCATATTTTGTACCCCCAAGAGATGACACATTATCCCAAACATAAAAATAAATGTATTCAACAATGCAGCATTCATAATTTCTCTTCTCACTTGTAAAGGTGAAGCTTTATCCTCAAAGCTGTTTTTTTGACTCCCCAAATGGCATAAACAATTTGAATATCTATGATAAAATGCCCTTTCAGAATTTTACATGCATTGATGAGATCACCTTAAGATCATCATCTTAAACACACTATAATACAGACCTAATTTATTCACTGGGTCACCTGTCAAAATAGCTCCTTAGAAAGCTGTGTACTAAAAGCATTCAGATAATATCACCATGGCAGATTTGGGCACAATTAAATATGCAAGCTGTTCATCAATGTGCCCGTTATTCAGTGTTCTCAAAAATGCAATTACTGTTTCAAATAAGAACATGACGAAGCAGCCAAGTTTGTACAGCGACTGAAACCAATTTATGCTAAACATATAAGGTAAAATATTACCTCTTACAGTCCTCCAGAAGATTCGGCTTGGTGCTCTGAAGTGATATGGGCCCCGAGATGGGTTAGTATTCATCCTCTTGCGCAAAAAAGCAAGATACTTGACTACATAGAGAGAGAGGTAACTGAATATCTGTGCAGAATAAAGTCAACACCATTTGACTACATGCTGGAGTCAAGTCTAATGTTCAATGTTGTCCATGCAATATTCATGAAACATTACTTATAAAATGTACAACGTATGTTGTGATATCATATGAATAGGTTATTTAGTCAGTCGGTCAAGCCAGTTTCACCAtttaatatgaccatggctgaatAAACACTTATACCTTTTACTGAcactatctccataacccttcacatcattggtaaacacaaatctatcaatctctacttTAAATATTACTTATGGACTGAACTCCCACAGACTTCTGAACCCTAATATGGGGTTGAAAATCAACAAGATGAGCACTAAAATTGTACTGAAACAAACTTTTGCTGATGTGTCTCAGATGGTAGTGCATGTGAGGTATTCTCATTGTTGAGAAACTCAATCACATCAATTCATCACAAACACTTCAGGTGCCACTTCAATGAACTTAAATTAATACAACAGTAAATGAATGCTCATTACACAAGATCAGTTGCAGTGTGACTAGGCCTTACATGTAAAGCCAACTGTATTTTTAGGGAATGGGACAAGACAAGACAGACACTTACGTTTGTTCCTGTAAAAGTTGCCAGAGATGTTTATGCCCTCACACCTCACCACCACCACTTTATGACCTTTGTTTAAAGAAAACCCAGTAACTATGTTACATGATTAAACAAGCAAACTGCATCACAAATGTTCAAAGAGGCAATTATTCATCAACATCCTAAATTAAATGTCATGCAATTTTCAGAATAAATGGACAGTACCTAGTAAGGTCTGTTTGGCCACAATGGCAGCCAGACGGCCAAGGAGATGGCCTCTGCCATCAATAAGCAGGACCTGTAAAGAGTACAAGCCAAATGGGTTAGTGTAGACCAAAGACATTAGCCTATCGCATGTGCTTGACCATTTAAGGAGATTGTTGATGATCTGTTAATCTGTTTTGCCCATAACCCTGACTTCCTTGCCGATTTAAAATTTATCTCAGCTTGAACATAGTTAATGACTCAGCCCTAAGAGACCTCCATAGTAAAGAATTCTGCACATGCACTCCActcaaaagaaattcctcctcaactatTTAAAAGGTGCAACCTCTTATTCTGGAACCATGCCcctttggtcctagactctcccacaaggggaatcaAACTGTTGCAAAATCTGCAGCGACCCTTCAAGAATCTTGTGGGCTTCAACTGTGATCCCTCTAAACCCCAATTAGCACAGTCCCAAAATACTCTACCTCTCCTCAGACAATCCCTCCTAACTCGGTAGTGCCTCGTGAGCCTGCCCTGGACTATCTCCAAGGCCAGTACACACCTTCCTTTAGGTAAGGTGCGCCAAAACCGCTCCGAGTATTCCAGCTCTGGCCTGGTACAGTTTCAGCAAAACCTCCCAGCTTCGCCTGCCCCACTGCCTTTAGCTTAAGCGCGATACAAACCGCCTCCACAGCGGGAGGAAATCAAACGCCATGGGGGATGGCACCAGCCGGTTACCGCAGCCCAGGGCGGGTGGGCTGCAGCCACCACATGCTCCGAGCTCGGGGCTCCATTGACGCGGGCCTCAGGCAACTTGcaaaaaacagaaacagaaaatccTTCCATCTCCCCTCGGCGCCAGCCTGAAGCCCGGCCTAATCCCGGTCACCGGGTGAAGAGACCCCGGGGGGGGTGAAcccatccatctctctcccaccagcaGCCTCTCACCAAGGCCCCGCACTCAGGCCTCACTCACGCCGCATCCGGCCCAGGGCTCGGAAAACTTGATCAAAAACACCACCCTCGCTCAACATCAGGCAGCGGCCTctcctaacccccccccccccccccccccgctccctgGGGGGGGGAACGGGCTCGaggggggacagtgtgagaggggcTGCCTCGGGTGAATGGCGAGCGGGGGTGACAGCACCTTGTTAAAGCCGTCCGCCATGGCGCCGAAAAGGAAGAAGGCGCGGGGCTTCCCAGCCTAAAGAACAGGGATCGGCAGCTCCGCGAAGCCCCCGGTGACGTCCACGTGGTCCAACTCCGCCCCTCACTCGACGTGTAGGTTGGTTGGTTCCGCTACGTTGAACGTCACCACGCCATGATTGACAGCTCCCCCAGACAGTCAGAATGGGCTGAGGGACACACTGTAACGCCTGATTAGTGGTAAAGATTTCCATGTTCGCTATGGGGACCTcgtggcgcaacggtagcgcgtctgactccagatcagaaggctgcgtgttcaaatcacgtcggggtcataatttttttttaattcttgcCTTTCAGGAGATGAGTTGCAGGAACAATGCGGTTTGCTCCTGTACTTTGTATTTGGATGCATTTTGCTGTCGAAGGCGGAACCAATTTCCAGCGGCTCACATTGCCTTACTCCTGTCTTCAAGTTAAAAACTTGTTGACCTATTCTACAACACTGGCGTCTTTTTTATTTGCATAAAAGAAGCTTTGACTCCACTCACAGTTCCGAAAGCAGCGCTGTCGTGCCTTTGTCCATCAAGAAACAAACATTGCAAACTGAGTTTCCCCGCAGTTGCAAAAACCAAAAGTATTTCTTACTCATGTAGGACCGGTTCCTTCTCTTTGCCTGACCTGGTTTGTGTATTATAAGCACCATAATATATTAGGACTGTATTGAGACTGGTCAGATTATAACATAATTTATGGGAAAGAGTTTAACTTCATTCTCTATAGTATCCAATATGACATGTTTGGAATCAACGTTTACATATAttgaggcaaggactgataactGAACAGACCCTCATTATACTTTGGCAGAAAGATGTGAGactgtggtctttccccactgcgccttgaTGGCTGCTGACCCAGGTTTAAGCGCATCCCTCAACAGAGTCCTGGACCTTCTAATATGcaagtctgcaacattcaatcaAAATCAACTCTTCTCAGTGGAAGACCACAAAACGTCGGGCAGACCAAAGAGGTTTCACCAAGTTAATACTAAAGCTTCATCCTGTAAGAAGGATCTTAATGTGGACCAtggtacagtgcagaaacagatctttcagcCCACAGCTCCTGTACTAGCTCTTTGCTGGAGAGGACTGTGCACTCATGATTGGTTTCTGCACATGCACACAAAGACAAACATTAGCTGCTTGTTGGAAGATCACCACCTCGGTAAATAACATTCTTTGGTGTGCCCATAATCTCATTGATCTTGCGGTGCAAAGATTTACAAGTGACCAACTGAAGGAGACTGGGACATTCTAAGTCTAGGACAATGTACTGAGGGATTCACTAAAACTTGCGACAGGAGGAAAAAGATTGAGTGGGAAAAGATCAGAGCCTTAGGTCAGTTTGCCATAGTACAACGAAGGACTGGTAATTGTATAGGTTCCTTCTCTATGCCTGACCTGGTATGTCTATTATAAACATCATAACATATTTTGATGtagctcagattacaacataATTTATGGAGAAGAGTTTAACTTCATTCTGTATAATTTCCAATATGAAATGTTTGGAAACTGCAATTACAAATGTTATCAATAAAACATATTTTGTATGTTTTACAAAATCACAGAATAATCACAattgggcataggtttagggtgagggggaaagatataaaagagacataagaggcaactttttcactcagatggtggtacgtgtatggaatgagctgcccaaggaagtggtggaggctggtacaattgcaacatttaaaaggcatctggttgggtatatgaataggaaggttttggagggatatgggccaggtgctggcaggtgggactagattggattgggatatctg contains these protein-coding regions:
- the rpl13a gene encoding large ribosomal subunit protein uL13 gives rise to the protein MADGFNKVLLIDGRGHLLGRLAAIVAKQTLLGHKVVVVRCEGINISGNFYRNKLKYLAFLRKRMNTNPSRGPYHFRAPSRIFWRTVRGMLPHKTKRGQAALDRLKVFDGIPPPYDKRKRMVVPAALKIVRLKPTRKFAVLGRLAHEVGWKYQAVTATLEEKRKEKAKLHYEKKKKMLKLKKIAEKNVESKIAKYTAVLKQYGVLV